A region of Malaciobacter marinus DNA encodes the following proteins:
- a CDS encoding M16 family metallopeptidase: MGELMSSNSLPKYYTKSLENGLQIVAIPMDNGSNVVSTDIFYKVGSKDEKMGKSGIAHMLEHLNFKSTKNLKSGEFDEIVKGFGGVNNASTSFDYTHYYIKSSSKNMAKSLELFAELMENLTLKDEEFQPERDVVAEERRWRTDNNPMGYMQFRLFNNAYIYHPYHWTPIGFMNDIKNWDIKDIKNFHSTFYQPKNAIVVVAGDINKDEVFEQTKKYFNNIKNDKEIVRQSYTVEPKQDGAKRLIVKKDSQVEMLAMAYHIPSFEHKDQVALSALSELLSSGKSSILHKVLVNEKKLVNSIYAYNIELKDPGLFLFFAVCNQDVKTKTVEKEILKIIKDIKKGNISKKDIEKIKINTKADFIFSLENSSSVASLLGSYFVRDNIKPLFEYEEDIEKLKKSDIIEVAKKYLIKDNSTTVILKKGEKDEKKEL, encoded by the coding sequence ATGGGGGAACTTATGAGTAGTAATAGCTTACCAAAATATTATACAAAAAGCCTAGAAAATGGACTACAAATTGTAGCTATTCCTATGGACAATGGCTCAAATGTTGTATCAACTGATATTTTCTATAAAGTTGGAAGCAAAGATGAGAAAATGGGCAAAAGTGGAATTGCTCATATGCTAGAACATTTAAATTTCAAATCAACAAAAAACCTAAAGTCTGGTGAGTTTGATGAGATTGTAAAAGGTTTTGGAGGGGTAAACAATGCTAGTACAAGTTTTGATTACACTCATTATTATATAAAATCAAGTTCAAAAAATATGGCTAAATCTCTTGAACTGTTTGCTGAACTTATGGAGAATCTTACTTTAAAAGATGAAGAATTTCAACCAGAAAGAGATGTTGTAGCAGAAGAAAGAAGATGGAGAACAGACAATAACCCTATGGGATATATGCAGTTTAGGCTTTTTAATAATGCTTATATATACCATCCATATCATTGGACTCCAATTGGATTTATGAATGATATTAAAAATTGGGATATAAAAGATATTAAAAACTTCCATAGTACATTTTATCAACCAAAAAATGCAATAGTTGTAGTTGCTGGAGATATTAATAAAGATGAAGTTTTTGAACAAACAAAAAAATATTTTAACAATATTAAAAATGATAAAGAAATAGTAAGACAATCATATACAGTTGAGCCAAAACAAGATGGTGCAAAAAGATTAATTGTAAAAAAAGATAGTCAAGTTGAAATGCTTGCTATGGCTTATCATATTCCAAGCTTTGAACATAAAGATCAAGTTGCACTTAGTGCCTTAAGTGAATTACTAAGTTCAGGTAAAAGTTCAATTTTACATAAAGTTTTAGTGAATGAAAAGAAATTAGTTAATTCTATATATGCATATAATATTGAACTTAAAGACCCTGGATTATTTTTATTCTTTGCTGTTTGTAATCAAGATGTTAAAACAAAGACTGTAGAAAAAGAGATATTAAAAATAATAAAAGATATTAAAAAAGGAAATATTTCTAAAAAAGATATTGAAAAAATAAAAATCAATACAAAAGCAGATTTTATTTTCTCACTTGAAAACTCAAGTTCAGTTGCTTCTCTTTTAGGAAGTTACTTTGTAAGAGATAATATAAAACCACTTTTTGAATATGAAGAAGATATAGAAAAACTGAAAAAAAGTGATATTATTGAAGTTGCTAAAAAATATCTTATAAAAGATAACTCTACAACAGTGATTTTAAAAAAGGGAGAGAAAGATGAAAAAAAAGAGCTTTAA
- the dapA gene encoding 4-hydroxy-tetrahydrodipicolinate synthase, with product MENIIGAMTALITPFKNGKVDTAKYEELIKRQIAQGIDVVVPVGTTGESATLSHEEHRLCIEIAVAACKNTDVKVIAGAGSNATHEAVGIAQHAQKVGADGLLSVAPYYNKPSQEGLYQHYKTIASSVEIPFMIYNVPGRTGVDIEADTAIRLFDDVSNIYAIKEATGSLERAIELSSKRPDFCVISGEDSIDYAMLANGGKGIISVTANLLPNYKSKLVDSVFNKDFDTAKKINDDLYSINKALFVESNPIPIKAAMYLAGLIDTLEYRLPLTPPSRETMNKLEDVLKGYEVIK from the coding sequence ATGGAAAATATTATTGGTGCGATGACCGCACTTATAACACCATTTAAAAATGGAAAAGTAGATACAGCAAAATATGAAGAACTTATCAAAAGACAAATAGCTCAAGGTATAGATGTAGTTGTTCCAGTTGGAACAACAGGAGAGAGTGCAACTTTATCACATGAAGAGCATAGATTATGTATTGAAATAGCAGTTGCTGCATGTAAAAATACAGATGTAAAAGTAATAGCAGGTGCTGGTTCAAATGCAACACATGAAGCAGTAGGTATTGCACAACATGCTCAAAAAGTTGGAGCTGATGGACTTTTATCTGTTGCGCCATATTATAATAAACCAAGTCAAGAAGGTTTATATCAACACTACAAAACTATTGCAAGTTCAGTAGAAATACCATTTATGATTTATAATGTACCAGGTAGAACAGGTGTTGATATAGAAGCTGATACAGCTATTAGATTATTTGATGATGTATCAAATATCTATGCTATAAAAGAAGCTACTGGATCACTTGAAAGAGCTATTGAATTAAGTTCAAAAAGACCAGATTTTTGTGTAATCTCAGGTGAAGACTCAATTGATTATGCAATGCTTGCAAATGGAGGTAAAGGTATTATCTCTGTTACAGCAAATCTTTTACCAAACTATAAAAGTAAATTAGTTGATAGTGTATTTAATAAAGATTTTGACACTGCAAAAAAAATAAATGATGATTTATACTCTATAAATAAAGCACTTTTTGTTGAAAGTAATCCTATTCCAATAAAAGCTGCTATGTATCTTGCTGGGCTGATTGATACATTAGAGTATAGATTACCATTAACTCCTCCAAGTAGAGAGACAATGAATAAATTAGAAGATGTATTAAAAGGTTATGAGGTAATTAAATAA
- a CDS encoding enoyl-ACP reductase, with protein MKENKKGKTLVISGGTKGIGKACVYRFAQEGANVAFTYNSNAQVAQEIADDVESKFGVKCRCYPFNILEPEKYKELFLEIDKDFDRIDFFISNAMIYGRAVVGGYGRFMKLKPRGLNNIYTATVNAFVCGAQQAAKRMEKTGGGSIVSLSSTGNLVYIENYAGHGTNKAAVEAMVKYAATELGDMGIRVNAVSGGPIDTDALKAFTNYEEVREKTAELSPLNRMGQPTDLASACYFLCTKEASWVTGHTLIVDGGTTFK; from the coding sequence ATGAAAGAAAACAAAAAAGGTAAAACTCTAGTAATTTCTGGAGGAACAAAAGGTATAGGGAAAGCATGCGTTTATAGATTTGCACAAGAGGGAGCAAATGTAGCTTTTACTTATAATTCAAATGCTCAAGTAGCACAAGAAATAGCTGATGATGTAGAATCAAAATTTGGGGTAAAGTGTAGATGTTACCCTTTTAATATACTTGAGCCTGAAAAATATAAAGAACTATTTTTAGAAATTGACAAAGATTTTGATAGAATTGATTTTTTTATTTCAAATGCTATGATTTATGGAAGAGCAGTTGTTGGTGGATATGGTAGATTTATGAAACTTAAACCAAGAGGACTAAATAATATCTACACTGCAACTGTTAATGCCTTTGTTTGTGGAGCACAACAAGCTGCAAAAAGAATGGAAAAAACAGGTGGTGGTTCAATTGTTAGTTTAAGTAGTACTGGAAACTTAGTATATATTGAAAACTATGCTGGACATGGAACAAATAAAGCAGCAGTAGAAGCAATGGTTAAATATGCAGCAACAGAACTAGGAGATATGGGAATTCGAGTAAATGCTGTAAGTGGTGGTCCAATTGATACAGATGCACTTAAAGCATTTACAAACTATGAAGAAGTTAGAGAAAAAACAGCAGAATTATCTCCACTAAATAGAATGGGACAACCAACTGACTTAGCAAGTGCTTGTTACTTCTTATGTACAAAAGAAGCATCATGGGTAACAGGACATACGTTAATTGTAGATGGTGGGACTACATTTAAATAG
- the pgsA gene encoding CDP-diacylglycerol--glycerol-3-phosphate 3-phosphatidyltransferase has translation MFNLPNILALFRIALAPLMLWFLVDRENIIFSSWHPTWLDYFAGLIFVIASVTDFFDGYIARSWNQMTKLGAILDPLADKMLILAGFLGLMVIDRASAWAVFLILSREFFITGLRVVAADEGRNVASTMIGKIKTVVQMIAIGFLLMNWPYATQLLWLAVILTLYSGYEYLRDYYKD, from the coding sequence ATGTTTAATTTACCAAATATATTAGCACTTTTTAGAATAGCATTAGCCCCACTAATGCTATGGTTTTTAGTAGATAGAGAAAATATAATTTTCTCTTCTTGGCATCCAACATGGTTAGACTATTTTGCTGGTTTAATTTTTGTTATTGCTTCTGTTACAGATTTTTTTGATGGATATATAGCAAGAAGCTGGAATCAAATGACTAAACTTGGAGCTATTCTTGATCCACTTGCAGATAAGATGCTTATTCTTGCAGGTTTTCTAGGACTTATGGTAATAGATAGAGCCTCTGCATGGGCAGTTTTTTTAATACTTTCAAGAGAATTTTTCATTACAGGACTTAGAGTTGTAGCAGCTGATGAGGGAAGAAATGTAGCTTCGACGATGATAGGTAAAATAAAAACAGTTGTTCAAATGATTGCAATTGGATTTTTACTTATGAATTGGCCATATGCAACACAGCTTTTATGGTTGGCTGTTATACTAACTTTATATTCTGGATATGAATATTTAAGAGATTATTATAAAGATTAA
- the rseP gene encoding RIP metalloprotease RseP, with translation MGTITFLIVLSILVFIHELGHFLAARYFGVTVHVFSIGFGKKLYSKQWMGTEWQFALVPLGGYVKMKGQDDTKPGLVENGNDSYNNKKPWQRIIILFAGPLANFLLAAVLYFSIAILGANSLSPTIGKIIKDSPAQRAGLQTEDKIVRINDTDIKTWKQIGETITQTKTALKFYVQRNNELRTFVINPEINDSENIFREKIKKRMIGIAPAPKLVTIYHSPIEAISYAYDKTIESSTMIFKGVQKLIQGIIPSSEIGGVITIGKVISDASESSFIALLAISALISVNLGVLNLLPIPALDGGHIMFNLYEIITRRKPSDKVFMYLTLLGWFILGSLMLLGIYNDINRIFLKG, from the coding sequence TTGGGTACTATTACTTTTTTAATTGTTCTATCAATTCTTGTATTTATACATGAATTAGGACATTTTTTAGCAGCAAGATATTTTGGAGTGACAGTTCATGTATTTTCTATTGGATTTGGGAAAAAACTTTATTCAAAACAATGGATGGGAACTGAATGGCAGTTTGCATTAGTGCCACTTGGTGGTTATGTAAAGATGAAAGGTCAAGATGATACAAAACCAGGTCTTGTAGAAAATGGAAATGATTCATATAATAACAAAAAACCTTGGCAAAGAATTATTATTCTTTTTGCTGGACCTTTAGCAAACTTTTTATTAGCGGCAGTATTATACTTTTCAATAGCAATCTTAGGAGCAAACTCTTTATCTCCAACAATTGGAAAAATCATTAAAGATTCTCCTGCTCAAAGAGCTGGACTTCAAACTGAAGATAAAATAGTTAGAATAAATGATACTGATATAAAAACTTGGAAACAAATTGGTGAAACAATAACACAAACAAAAACAGCCTTGAAGTTTTATGTTCAAAGAAATAATGAGCTTAGAACTTTTGTAATAAATCCTGAAATAAATGATTCAGAAAATATTTTTAGAGAAAAAATCAAAAAAAGAATGATTGGAATTGCTCCAGCACCTAAACTTGTAACTATTTATCACTCACCTATTGAAGCTATTTCATATGCATATGATAAAACAATCGAATCATCGACAATGATTTTTAAAGGTGTTCAAAAATTAATTCAAGGAATAATCCCAAGTAGTGAAATTGGTGGAGTTATAACTATTGGTAAAGTAATATCAGATGCTAGTGAATCAAGTTTTATTGCGCTTTTAGCAATAAGTGCATTGATTTCAGTTAATCTTGGTGTATTAAATCTTCTTCCAATTCCTGCACTTGATGGTGGGCATATAATGTTTAATTTATATGAAATAATTACAAGAAGAAAGCCAAGTGATAAAGTATTTATGTACTTAACACTTTTAGGATGGTTTATATTAGGCTCACTGATGTTATTAGGTATATATAACGACATAAATAGAATATTTTTAAAAGGTTAA
- a CDS encoding YggS family pyridoxal phosphate-dependent enzyme encodes MQIQKAIDNLDKLIADVEDARLQLSEHHIVKIVGISKYNSSEDVSSLYKAGQRAFGENKVQDLKQKMIDLEDFPLEWHFVGRLQKNKINNLIDLKPTLMQSLDSIELAEELNKKLEAKDKKMNCLLQINSAKEDSKAGVMPEDAIEIYKQIIQTCSNITLKGVMSIGAHVQDEEIIEKSFNTTKIIFDELKPLGAKYCSMGMSNDFKLAIKCGSNMIRVGSSLFK; translated from the coding sequence ATGCAAATACAAAAAGCAATTGATAACTTAGATAAGCTAATTGCAGATGTTGAAGATGCAAGACTTCAACTTTCTGAACACCATATTGTTAAGATAGTTGGAATTAGTAAATATAATTCAAGCGAAGATGTTTCTAGTTTATATAAAGCTGGGCAAAGAGCTTTTGGAGAAAATAAAGTACAAGATCTAAAACAAAAAATGATTGATTTAGAAGATTTTCCTCTTGAATGGCACTTTGTAGGAAGATTACAAAAAAATAAAATCAATAATCTTATTGATTTAAAGCCAACACTTATGCAAAGTCTAGATTCAATTGAATTAGCAGAAGAATTAAACAAAAAACTTGAAGCAAAAGATAAAAAGATGAACTGCTTACTTCAAATAAACTCTGCTAAAGAAGATAGTAAAGCAGGTGTTATGCCAGAAGATGCAATAGAAATTTACAAGCAAATTATACAAACTTGTTCAAATATCACACTAAAAGGTGTTATGAGTATTGGAGCACATGTACAAGATGAAGAAATTATTGAAAAAAGTTTTAATACAACAAAAATTATTTTTGATGAATTAAAACCACTTGGAGCAAAATATTGTTCAATGGGTATGAGCAATGATTTTAAACTTGCAATAAAGTGTGGCTCAAATATGATAAGAGTTGGTTCAAGCCTTTTTAAATAA
- a CDS encoding DUF4198 domain-containing protein — MKKFTLALVLATSTMFAHQITAKKAENNTYQAQFWAHGKYQKFEAKQLKGATAYDLNNNIIKTGIDYSKGTTLLTAKKPAMISLTFDAGYWVEGDNGYEAIKNPSKYKGIVYNSLKSIKYGKRYFQWSDSFLNPIGMKLEVIPLINPLNIKVGEKLPVLVLKDGKAFENASFETSDYGDLNVKTNKYGIANIPVKNKGLQIIAAVFVGDEVSDINVNSITIQSSISFEVK; from the coding sequence ATGAAAAAGTTCACGTTAGCTTTAGTTCTTGCAACATCTACAATGTTTGCTCACCAAATTACTGCAAAAAAAGCTGAGAACAACACTTACCAAGCTCAATTTTGGGCACATGGGAAATATCAAAAATTTGAAGCAAAGCAACTAAAAGGTGCAACTGCTTATGATTTAAACAATAATATTATTAAAACAGGAATTGATTACTCAAAAGGTACTACACTTTTAACTGCTAAAAAACCTGCAATGATTAGTTTAACTTTTGATGCTGGTTATTGGGTTGAGGGAGATAATGGCTATGAAGCTATAAAAAACCCATCAAAATATAAAGGTATTGTTTATAATAGTTTAAAAAGTATTAAATACGGAAAAAGATATTTTCAATGGAGTGATAGTTTCTTAAATCCAATTGGAATGAAACTTGAAGTAATTCCTTTAATTAATCCACTAAATATCAAAGTAGGAGAAAAACTTCCAGTATTAGTATTAAAAGATGGAAAAGCTTTTGAAAATGCATCATTTGAAACTTCTGATTATGGTGATTTAAATGTTAAAACAAATAAGTATGGAATTGCTAATATCCCAGTAAAAAACAAAGGTTTACAAATTATTGCAGCTGTTTTTGTAGGTGATGAAGTAAGTGATATAAATGTAAATAGTATTACTATTCAAAGTAGTATTTCGTTTGAAGTAAAATAG